A single Lactuca sativa cultivar Salinas chromosome 8, Lsat_Salinas_v11, whole genome shotgun sequence DNA region contains:
- the LOC111915334 gene encoding meiosis-specific protein ASY1, translating to MIVEQKVKEAEITEQDSLLLTRNLLRIAIFNISYIRGLFPEKYFSDKGVPALEMKIKKLMPMDAESRRLIDWMEKGVYDALQKKYLRTLMFCVCQTVEGPMIEEYSFSFSYSNADNQEVSMNVNRIGNKKQGETFKCNSTTEITPNQMKSSACKMVRTLIQLMRTLDKMPEERTILMKLHYYDDVTPADYEPPFFRGCTEEEAHHPWNKNPLKMEVGNVNSKHFVLSLKVKSVLDPCEDENMSVGGDSMERDEDSQADSQTSLSDDEYIMAPVDQQKEKPDETMADEDDTQDPAEDEQQLNRVKNWISAYHLDTFDVTDVLANFPDISVALIEDVMNKLVNEGILSKSGKDSFNIERPGKSEYEFDAVKEETLSKKSPPTMLEGQMYMKALFHALPMDYITIPKLQTKLGGEVNQTTVRKLMDKMTKEGFIETSSSRRLGKRVIHSEITKKKLDEVKKALDFNTTVDLDTNSHSEKQAGTNKSTLGAFHSIGSELTRSMGKPELQQSVSNRQNGQNNTPTSNNQVLQPLSSIESHAGMKKGRNGNINQDDKMDTAVCSQTTINKRFRKASTVKEPVVQNMKRQKSQLHEA from the exons ACAAGGAACCTACTACGCATAGCAATATTCAATATCAGTTATATCAGAGGCCTTTTCCCTGAGAAATACTTCAGTGATAAGGGTGTCCCAGCCTTAG AGATGAAGATCAAAAAGCTCATGCCTATGGATGCAGAGTCCAGAAGACTCATTGACTGGATGGAGAAAG GTGTATATGATGCTTTGCAGAAGAAATATCTCAGGACACTAATGTTCTGTGTGTGCCAGACAGTAGAAGGGCCAATGATTGAAGAATATTCCT TTTCTTTCAGTTACTCAAATGCTGACAATCAAGAGGTTTCTATGAATGTTAATCGAATTGGAAACAAGAAACAAGGGGAAACATTCAAGTGTAACTCCACCACAGAGATCACCCCAAATCAAATGAA GAGCTCTGCTTGTAAAATGGTTCGTACCCTGATACAACTAATGAGAACTCTAGATAAAATGCCAGAAGAG CGCACCATTTTGATGAAACTCCACTATTACGATGATGTCACG CCTGCTGATTATGAGCCCCCATTCTTTAGAGGCTGCACAGAGGAAGAAGCGCATCATCCATGGAACAAAAATCCTTTGAAAATGGAAGTTGGCAATGTCAACAGCAAGCATTTTGTATTATCTCTCAAGGTCAAAAGTGTTCTTGATCCTTGTGAGGATGAAAATATGAGTGTGGGAGGTGATTCAATGGAGAGAGATGAAGATAGCCAAGCTGATAGTCAG ACTAGCCTTTCTGATGACGAATACATCATGGCACCAGTAG ACCAACAAAAAGAGAAACCAGATGAGACCATGGCTGATGAAG ATGATACTCAGGATCCAGCTGAAGATGAACAGCAACTGAATCGTGTAAAAAATTGGATCAGTGCTTATCATCTAGACACTTTTGATGTCACTGATGTTCTCGCAAATTTCCCTGACATATCTGTG GCTTTGATTGAAG ATGTTATGAACAAGCTTGTTAACGAAGGCATTCTTTCAAAATCCGGAAAGGACAGTTTCAACATCGAGAGGCCTGGG AAATCGGAATATGAATTTGATGCTGTGAAAGAAGAAACCCTCAGCAAGAAAAGTCCACCCACAATGCTTGAAGGTCAAATGTACATGAAGGCACTCTTTCATGCTCTTCCAATGGACTACATTACTATTCCTAAGCTTCAAACCAAACTTGGTGGTGAGGTTAACCAAACCACAGTTCGCAAATTAATGGATAAAATGACCAAAGAAGGGTTTATTGAAACCTCAAGCAGCCGTAGACTag GAAAGCGAGTGATTCATTCTGAAATAACCAAGAAGAAACTTGATGAAGTCAAAAAAGCTCTAGACTTTAATACTACGGTGGACCTGGACACCAACAGCCATTCGGAAAAACAAGCAG GGACCAATAAGTCGACACTTGGCGCATTCCACTCCATTGGATCAGAGCTTACACGATCGATGGGTAAACCTGAGTTGCAGCAGAGTGTATCCAACAGACAGAATGGACAGAACAACACCCCCACAAGCAACAATCAG gtTTTGCAGCCGTTGTCTTCCATAGAGAGCCATGCAGGGATGAAAAAGGGTAGAAATGGAAATATCAATCAGGATGATAAAATGGATACTGCGGTTTGTAGCCAAACCACCATAAACAAACGTTTCCGAAAAGCAAGCACG GTAAAGGAGCCTGTCGTTCAGAACATGAAACGTCAGAAATCTCAACTTCATGAAGCGTGA